From Streptomyces sp. NBC_01460, a single genomic window includes:
- a CDS encoding ABC-F family ATP-binding cassette domain-containing protein, producing MAVNLVNVEQVSKVYGTRALLDGVSLGVSEGDRIGVVGRNGDGKTTLIRMLAKLEDADSGRVTHNGGLRLGVLTQHDSLDPEATIRHEVIGDLADHEWAGSAKIRDVLTGLFGGLALPGFEHGLDTVIAPLSGGERRRIALAKLLIAEQDLIVLDEPTNHLDVEGISWLAGHLRTRRSALVCVTHDRWFLDQVCTRMWDVQRGSVHEYEGGYSDYVFARAERERIAATEESKRQNLMRKELAWLRRGAPARTSKPRYRIEAANELIADVPPPRDTSELMKFANARLGKTVFDLEDVTVQAGPKTLLTHLTWQLGPGDRIGLVGVNGAGKTSLLRALAEASRSQGDVQPAAGKVVVGKTVKLAYLSQEVAELNPNLRVLEAVQQVRDRVDLGKGREMTAGQLCEQFGFVKEKQWTPVGDLSGGERRRLQILRLLMDEPNVLFLDEPTNDLDIETLTQLEDLLDGWPGSMIVISHDRFFIERTTDKVMALLGDRALRMLPRGIDEYIERRQRMEETATPASAAAASAPRAASAEAASPQATRAAKKELQKVERQLDKMSTRETTLHAQIADNATDFEKVAKLDAELRELVAERDVLEMRWLELAEDA from the coding sequence ATGGCCGTCAATCTGGTCAATGTCGAGCAGGTCAGCAAGGTGTACGGCACCCGTGCCCTGCTCGACGGTGTATCCCTCGGGGTGTCCGAGGGCGACCGGATCGGCGTCGTCGGCCGTAACGGCGACGGCAAGACGACGCTCATCCGGATGCTCGCCAAGCTGGAGGACGCGGACAGCGGCCGCGTCACCCACAACGGCGGACTGCGCCTCGGTGTCCTCACCCAGCACGACTCGCTGGACCCGGAGGCCACCATCCGGCACGAGGTGATCGGCGACCTCGCCGACCACGAGTGGGCGGGCAGCGCCAAGATCCGCGACGTGCTGACCGGGCTCTTCGGCGGCCTCGCCCTCCCCGGCTTCGAGCACGGCCTGGACACCGTCATCGCCCCGCTCTCCGGCGGCGAGCGGCGCCGGATCGCCCTGGCGAAGCTGCTCATCGCCGAACAGGACCTGATCGTCCTCGACGAGCCGACCAACCACCTCGACGTCGAGGGCATCTCCTGGCTGGCCGGACACCTGCGGACCCGGCGCTCCGCGCTGGTCTGCGTCACCCACGACCGGTGGTTCCTGGACCAGGTCTGCACCCGCATGTGGGACGTCCAGCGGGGCAGCGTCCACGAGTACGAGGGCGGCTACAGCGACTACGTGTTCGCGCGGGCCGAGCGGGAGCGGATCGCCGCGACCGAGGAGTCCAAGCGGCAGAACCTGATGCGCAAGGAGCTGGCCTGGCTGCGGCGCGGCGCCCCCGCCCGTACGTCCAAGCCGCGCTACCGCATCGAGGCGGCCAACGAGCTGATCGCCGACGTGCCGCCCCCGCGCGACACCAGCGAGCTGATGAAGTTCGCCAACGCCCGCCTCGGCAAGACCGTCTTCGACCTGGAGGACGTGACCGTCCAGGCCGGGCCCAAGACCCTGCTCACCCACCTCACCTGGCAGCTCGGTCCGGGCGACCGCATCGGCCTGGTCGGGGTCAACGGCGCGGGCAAGACCTCGCTGCTGCGGGCGCTCGCCGAGGCGTCCCGCAGCCAGGGCGACGTGCAGCCAGCCGCGGGGAAGGTCGTCGTCGGCAAGACGGTCAAGCTCGCCTACCTCTCCCAGGAGGTCGCGGAGCTCAACCCCAACCTGCGGGTGCTCGAAGCCGTCCAGCAGGTACGTGACCGGGTCGATCTCGGCAAGGGCCGCGAGATGACGGCCGGGCAGCTCTGCGAGCAGTTCGGCTTCGTCAAGGAGAAGCAGTGGACGCCCGTCGGCGACCTGTCCGGTGGTGAGCGGCGGCGGCTGCAGATCCTGCGTCTGCTGATGGACGAGCCCAACGTCCTCTTCCTCGACGAGCCCACCAACGACCTGGACATCGAGACCCTGACCCAGCTGGAGGACCTCCTCGACGGCTGGCCCGGATCGATGATCGTGATCTCCCATGACCGGTTCTTCATCGAGCGGACCACGGACAAGGTGATGGCGCTCCTGGGCGACCGGGCGCTGCGGATGCTCCCGCGCGGCATCGACGAGTACATCGAGCGCCGGCAGCGCATGGAGGAGACGGCCACGCCCGCCTCCGCCGCCGCTGCCTCCGCACCCAGGGCGGCGTCCGCCGAGGCCGCCTCTCCGCAGGCGACGCGCGCCGCGAAGAAGGAGCTGCAGAAGGTCGAGCGGCAGCTCGACAAGATGTCGACCAGGGAGACCACGCTGCACGCGCAGATCGCCGACAACGCCACCGACTTCGAGAAGGTCGCCAAGCTCGACGCCGAGCTGCGTGAACTGGTCGCGGAGCGGGACGTGCTGGAGATGCGCTGGCTGGAGCTGGCCGAGGACGCCTGA
- a CDS encoding lipoprotein, with amino-acid sequence MMRGAIRALIPAVLATAVLAGCSSSAGTDSGTGTDAGKNGDTAPARAAESTAAEKGASLGGAESACELPVTFDLAADWQPEAVTVEPGSDLAALGEQGSATMVCEIDAKPAGNIGYLRVWQGEGASTTARAALEDFVAGDPNASKAAYEETGAGPVPAAEVVYTVSGELLDEPKTERAFAVATPKGPVVVHLGGLDSQEHEEMLPAYELAKKTLKLG; translated from the coding sequence ATGATGCGTGGCGCGATACGGGCACTGATTCCGGCGGTCCTGGCGACGGCGGTGCTGGCCGGCTGTTCGTCGTCCGCGGGCACGGACTCCGGCACCGGCACCGACGCGGGGAAGAACGGGGACACCGCCCCCGCGAGGGCGGCGGAGAGCACCGCGGCCGAGAAGGGCGCCTCGCTGGGGGGTGCGGAGTCGGCCTGCGAGCTTCCGGTGACCTTCGACCTGGCGGCGGACTGGCAGCCGGAGGCGGTCACGGTGGAGCCGGGTTCCGACCTCGCCGCGCTGGGCGAGCAGGGCTCGGCCACGATGGTCTGCGAGATCGACGCCAAGCCGGCCGGGAACATCGGCTACCTCCGGGTCTGGCAGGGCGAGGGTGCCTCCACGACGGCGCGCGCGGCGCTGGAGGACTTCGTGGCCGGCGACCCGAACGCGTCGAAGGCCGCGTACGAGGAGACCGGGGCGGGTCCGGTGCCGGCCGCCGAGGTCGTCTACACGGTGAGCGGCGAGCTGCTGGACGAGCCGAAGACCGAGCGCGCCTTCGCGGTCGCCACCCCGAAGGGCCCGGTCGTGGTCCATCTGGGCGGGCTGGACTCGCAGGAGCACGAGGAGATGCTCCCGGCGTACGAGCTGGCGAAGAAGACCCTGAAGCTGGGCTGA
- a CDS encoding acyltransferase family protein has product MGSHLREQAEATPVTRDRYIDLLRVASLGTVVLGHWLMAAVTTDGVGNLLAVVPGLQLLTWFLQVMPVFFFVGGFSHALSYRSLLRRRPEDSTASVYPSFLRARLQRLLRPTMVFVLVWGAAALVVQLAGGGGGLTGVTLRLVTQPLWFIGIYLAMVAFTPGLLTLHDRYGWGAFAALAGAAAAVDLLRFAAGVPYVEFLNFAFVWLAVHQLGFLRADGRIRRPALLAGAGLAAAVALVALGPYPLSMVGMPGERISNMAPPTLALLGHGLWLVGAVELLRAHGARLAARPRVWRAVVAANGVAMTAFLWHLTAMLGVYGAMLALGLPLPEPATGAWWAQVPLRIAAAVAVTAVLVAAFRTFERPVRLTPGGGAAGAGALSAIGVTLALLGVLGLSMVGYAGLLEGHTALLIAVHVSAPAAVAMALGGWLLVERAGR; this is encoded by the coding sequence ATGGGATCACACCTGCGCGAACAGGCCGAAGCCACACCCGTCACCCGTGACCGCTACATCGACCTGCTGCGCGTCGCCTCGCTCGGCACGGTCGTCCTCGGCCACTGGCTGATGGCCGCCGTCACCACCGACGGGGTGGGCAACCTCCTCGCCGTCGTGCCCGGGCTCCAGCTGCTCACCTGGTTCCTCCAGGTCATGCCGGTGTTCTTCTTCGTCGGCGGCTTCTCCCACGCCCTGTCCTACCGGTCCCTGCTGCGCAGGCGGCCGGAGGACTCCACGGCCTCCGTGTACCCGTCCTTCCTGCGGGCCCGGCTGCAGCGGCTCCTGAGGCCGACCATGGTCTTCGTCCTCGTGTGGGGCGCCGCCGCGCTCGTCGTCCAGCTCGCGGGCGGTGGCGGCGGACTGACCGGTGTGACCCTGAGGCTGGTGACCCAGCCCCTCTGGTTCATCGGGATCTACCTGGCGATGGTCGCCTTCACCCCCGGCCTCCTCACGCTCCACGACCGGTACGGCTGGGGCGCGTTCGCCGCGCTCGCGGGAGCCGCCGCCGCGGTGGACCTCCTGCGCTTCGCGGCGGGCGTCCCGTACGTCGAGTTCCTCAACTTCGCCTTCGTCTGGCTCGCCGTGCACCAGCTCGGCTTCCTGCGCGCCGACGGCCGCATCCGCCGCCCCGCACTCCTCGCCGGCGCCGGGCTCGCCGCCGCCGTCGCGCTGGTGGCCCTCGGCCCGTATCCGCTGTCCATGGTCGGCATGCCCGGCGAGCGGATCAGCAACATGGCGCCGCCCACGCTCGCCCTGCTCGGCCACGGCCTCTGGCTGGTCGGGGCCGTCGAGCTGCTGCGCGCCCACGGAGCCCGGCTGGCCGCCCGGCCCCGCGTCTGGCGTGCCGTCGTGGCCGCCAACGGCGTCGCGATGACCGCGTTCCTCTGGCACCTCACGGCGATGCTCGGCGTGTACGGGGCGATGCTCGCCCTGGGACTCCCGCTGCCCGAGCCGGCCACCGGCGCCTGGTGGGCGCAGGTCCCGCTGCGGATCGCCGCCGCCGTCGCGGTCACCGCGGTCCTGGTCGCGGCCTTCCGTACGTTCGAACGCCCCGTCCGCCTCACCCCCGGCGGGGGAGCGGCGGGCGCGGGAGCCCTCTCGGCGATCGGCGTGACCCTCGCCCTGCTGGGTGTCCTCGGCCTGTCCATGGTCGGCTACGCGGGCCTGCTGGAAGGGCACACGGCGCTGCTGATCGCCGTCCACGTCAGCGCACCGGCGGCCGTGGCGATGGCACTCGGCGGCTGGCTCCTGGTCGAGCGCGCGGGGCGGTAG